The genomic region GGAAGGTGGAATAGGGGAAAAAGGGGAAGGGGAGAGTTGGATGTCAATCAACGCCTTAAGTCAAGACATGTCTAAACCTAGAATTTGCGATATAGCTTCCAAGGAGACCATACTTTTACAAAAACTGCTCTAGAATCGTTTTCCCAGTGGGCTAATTCTTCAAACCGATATAATTGGTCAATTTTTTCCGTCCACATCAAGAACGAAGGggctgattcatttttccataaaaGAGGGATCAGCAGTCGAGCTGCTGTAATAAGCATGGTTGGTAGATTATACTTTGAAGGGGTGAGCGTGCTATTTGGGCACCAGAGCAGCAGGAGTTTCGCATCTAAAGTAATCTGGGTGTTACAAATCCTGTTTATAGCTGCccctacttcaacccagaacggtTTGATTTTCTCGCAGCTCCACCAAATATGAGACAAAGAGCCAATGTctcctccacacctccagcagccGTTTGGGATAGCGGGATTGAGCTTGTGAAGGAATTCCGGCGTCTTATACCATCTTGTAAGTAATTTATAAGAGTTTGCCTGGATTTTAATACAACGATTGAAACCATGTGAGTGTGTGAGGATGAACGCCTTTTCAGGTTCTGACAGAGTCAGAGACAGCTCCTTCTCCCAAGCTGCAAGGAACCACAGAtctggaggtgcggaggagagTAACTCCCTGTAGAACGTGGAGAGAGGTTTCTTGGGGCGAAGGGCGACAGAGATCTTCCCCTCCAACCAAGAGGGACCCACCGTGGGCCTGGGCAGAGATTTCAAAAGCGCCAAATCTTTCTTAAAAGCGATAAGCGATAGGAAAGAGGCTCCTTGAACCCTCGGGATTTCATATATTTTACTCCAATTTAAGGCACCTGATACAGTTATGATGTCTGTCAGTTTAAGGTTGCCTAGTATAGCCCAAATTCCTGTTGCAGCAGAGGTGGCCGGGTGTACATACGCCTGCAGCAGATCTAAGGGGAGACTCAAGCTTGGGAACCTAAGGGTAGTGGACCCATATAATTTGGTCCATTCCAGTAACAGACCTTTCCATAATGGTGAGGTGAACTTATTATTAGCAGTACATTTGCGCAAGCCCCAAAGAACTAACTTGTCCCTATATGAGAGCAGATGGCACTCCAGTCGGGAGACGAGGCCGAGAGGGCGCCAGGCGATGAGGCTCAAAGCTCTGTTCAGCATCGAAGCTTTGTAGTATAGGTATATGTCAGGTAGGCCGAAGCCTCCCAACCTCCTCTCCCGAGTGAGAGTGGCATAAGCCAATCTAGGGGACCCACCAGACCAGACAAAGGTTGAGATGACCCTGCGGACCTCCACAAAGAAGGAATGGGGTAGCCAGATAGGGAGTGTTTGGATGAGATACAGCAGTCTGGGGACAATAAAAGCTTTAATGAAGTTTTTCCGCCCAATCCAAGAGataaatagtagttatattcttgtacataggagcagtattatactagttatattcttgtacataggaggcagtattatagtagttatattcttgtacataggagcagtattatagaagttatattcctgaacataggagcagtattatagtagttatattcttgtacataggaggcagtattatagtagttatattcttgtacataggagcagtattatagtagttatattcttgtacataggagcagtattatagaagttatattcttgtacataggagcagtattatagtagttatattcttgtacataggaggcagtattatagaagttatattcttgtacataggagacagtattatagtagttatattcctgtacataggaggcagtattatagtagttatattcctgtacataggagcagtattatagtagttatattcttatacataggagcagtattatagtagttatattcttgtacataggagcagtattatagtagttatattcttgtacataagagcagtattatagtagttatattcttgtacataggaggcagtattatagtagttatattcttgtacataggaggcagtattatagtagttatattcttgtacataggagcagtattatagtagttatattcttgtacataggaggcagtattatagtagttatattcttgtacataggagcagtattatagaagttatattcctgaacataggagcagtattatagtagttatattcttgtacataagagcagtattatagtagttatattcttgtacataggaggcagtattatagtagttatattcttgtacataggagcagtattatagtagttatattcttgtacatgggaggcagtattatagtagttatattcttgtacataggagcagtattatagtagttatattcttgtacataggaggcagtattatagtagttatattcttgtacataggaggcagtattatagtagttatattcttgtacatagagcagtattatagcagttatattcttgtacataggagcagtattatagtagttatattcttgtacataggagcagtattatagtagttatattcttgtacatcgtagacagtattatagtacttatattcttgtacattggagacaGTAttgtagtagatatattcttataTGTAGGAGGTAGTATTGTATAGTATAGTAGTAATACATTTTAGGATTGACCTCAGCCCCCTTATGTAAACATCAGCATTAATTGGAATCATTCAATGTTTTCACTATTAAACCATGCCTCTATATCTGTGTAGACTTTGCTCTTGGGTAGACTCGGGTACTTGGAGCAGATCATGCAGAATCTTTCCCTCCAGTCAGTGTACAGTTTGACACCATATACTTGCCTCCAGCGGAGGAATTCTTGGTAGCGTAGTGGGGTCATTGTCTGTAAAAAGATTGCCAGATGTTTGGGAGATGGAAAGTCTGACACATGGATAAAGGAGTCGCGAGGTATAAACTTTTCATAGTTTTCCCGTGGTGGACCTAGTACAATCGGGACTGCCCCAGCGAGGAAGGCGTTCCTCCACAGCTTCTCTGTGATGTAGTCTTTATGGACAGAGTTCTCCAATGCCAGATAGAAGTAGTATTTGGACATCTTCTGGAGAAGACCTGAGGAGCCTAAAGGTTTCCTACTGGCTTTACCAAATACATCAACCTTGAGGTATGAAGAAAGCTCTTTGTAAAATTTTGCCCTTTCTTGAACCTGATGGTAGTTACTGACAACCCAGGAGACTAAACCTGTCTTCAGGGTGTCATTCCATCCCATGATCAAGTTCGGAACCATCTTTGCATACGGAACAAAGATATCTGAATCCTCTCGATAAGTCAATGTCCAGTTGAACGTGTTATTCCATTTCTCAAGACCTTTAGTATTGGTAGGAGATTCTAGAGTTGCCCAAACCCACATCTGCTCAGAAGGTCTAGGTCCAGTAGGCATCTTATGACCTACGGTCTGCAGTTCTTTGTGGTGGAAGACAACCACATTGCTATTATTGAACATGTTTCGGTCATCCGTCAGTCTACAGTTCTTGATGTTGTAGATGTTAAGGCAAACATCTCCTGAGAGGTTCATGGGCTTGTGGAATGGCCAATGCCAAATCAATATGGTGGTAATGGTGTTAGGAGAAGCCAAGTTTCCTTCAGAGTCCAagaactgaaaaaaatggatgttCCAGGCAAACATTGCCAAGGCAAAGATGCTTGCTAATGTAGACCCTTGCCTCAGTCTCCGCGTTATTGACATTGTACCTAGGGAAAGGCAGGAGATGATCCTGGTTAGACAGTCAACCCATGAAGACCTAAAACTATTTGGAACCCTACTGATCCCGAGATCATTGGCTTTGATACCTCTCAGTCATTTTAAATGAGGGTGATGACAACTACATGGCCTTCTCTGTATTTAGGGACACAATGGTGAGGAAGCCATAAGCAATTTCCACCATTCACTAAAATCTGAAATTCTTTCCCTTGGGAAAAGGTCCTTCAACCTACCTTAATGTGTAGTTGCTGGAGTCCCGGCTCGTAAAGTGATGAGTGTATAGAGGTCTGCAGTGTCATAAATCAGATTCATTGGCTGGAGGCAGTAAGTAGAGGCTCCATCACCCAGTGTCTACACCCCTCCGGATGGTTAGGTCCTGGGCAGGCACAGATTGTAGGCAGGTGTTTCAGTGGAGAGTCTGTGGGAAGTGTCTTCAGAGTTTCACACTCAGTTGCTTCTGCTTTTGGCCGTCTGTGCCCTCCTCCTTCCTTTCCACAAAACTTTGTACCCATAGTATTCCGGTGCTGATATGACTACACTCATCCGTTGCGCTATGCCAGTCATACAAGGACGACCTTCACCATAGACCATCAGTGGTAAAGTCTATGCCCCcatagaacctcataatacacctcagcttcagaacatcataatacaccttagctgctgcagagcctcattatacacacctcagctactgcagaacctcctaatacacctcagctgctgcagaacctcctaatacacctcagctgctgcagaacctcctaatacacctcagctgctgcaaaacctttataatacacctcagctgctgcagaacctcctaatacacctcagctgctgcagaacctcctaatactcagctgctgcagaacctcataatactcagctgctgcagaacctcataatactcacctcagctgctgcagaacctcgtaatacacctcagctgctgcagaacctcataatactcagctgctgcagaacctcataatactcacctcagctgctgcagaacctcataatactcacctcagctgctgcagaacctaataatacttacctcagctgctgcagaacctcataatactcac from Bufo gargarizans isolate SCDJY-AF-19 chromosome 9, ASM1485885v1, whole genome shotgun sequence harbors:
- the FUT7 gene encoding alpha-(1,3)-fucosyltransferase 7, with product MSITRRLRQGSTLASIFALAMFAWNIHFFQFLDSEGNLASPNTITTILIWHWPFHKPMNLSGDVCLNIYNIKNCRLTDDRNMFNNSNVVVFHHKELQTVGHKMPTGPRPSEQMWVWATLESPTNTKGLEKWNNTFNWTLTYREDSDIFVPYAKMVPNLIMGWNDTLKTGLVSWVVSNYHQVQERAKFYKELSSYLKVDVFGKASRKPLGSSGLLQKMSKYYFYLALENSVHKDYITEKLWRNAFLAGAVPIVLGPPRENYEKFIPRDSFIHVSDFPSPKHLAIFLQTMTPLRYQEFLRWRQVYGVKLYTDWRERFCMICSKYPSLPKSKVYTDIEAWFNSENIE